A region of Moorena producens PAL-8-15-08-1 DNA encodes the following proteins:
- a CDS encoding tetratricopeptide repeat protein: MDNSNAIATENQHALKKLASAVEGSQGQFKLILARCNYIRVRFRLVAQLPTLSDLDIHTVTLKPSDNVLYDTIRSILAEERPSAVMVLGLESVQNLAQMLSVTNQVLEEFQKNLPFPLVLWITDDVQQQLTQFAPDFESLGTPIEFAYATETLITELQETTDAIFDYILKSHSIAYFVPTDIGVLRHQEIDAALKDLQHRGETLEPALKASIEFLRGQEAYANSQLGSAVTHYEQSLAFWQPAQTDTERSRDHEITRSRDHESGNNVSSSNLHNLADLDNLADLNYLDDLNNLENGSDTTVNEMTVSDQQFLERQGIVLFYIGLCYFQQGEKSREPENCLYWNDARGLFQQCLDRFEQLNRHDLVTKLINQLGEVMQRLEDWDDLYHLAHNALGLQQRQILLGAQGLAPLKAQAYGFLAEVALNQSRWQEAKQNAQKALNTIGTVSYGVAQEGTQETEVTQETQGTKPSLNSGVSIQDNALGTMHSLQTSLYLLLLAESEQRLGHPEAALQHLEQARVIAPQNNPRFYNRIFQALRSLYFQQGQYLTAFQLKQYQQSLGQQYGWGGFSDYSHIKSKIMMWASQIYK, encoded by the coding sequence ATGGACAACTCTAATGCGATCGCAACTGAAAATCAGCATGCCCTGAAAAAACTGGCGTCGGCAGTAGAAGGGTCTCAGGGACAGTTCAAGCTGATTTTAGCCCGCTGTAATTATATTAGGGTGCGTTTCCGTTTGGTAGCGCAATTACCAACACTCTCGGACCTTGACATTCATACCGTAACCCTTAAACCATCGGACAACGTGCTGTATGACACCATTCGGTCAATACTGGCAGAAGAACGCCCTAGTGCTGTGATGGTGTTGGGCTTAGAATCGGTCCAGAATCTAGCACAGATGCTGAGTGTTACTAATCAAGTGCTCGAAGAGTTTCAGAAAAATCTTCCTTTCCCCTTGGTGTTATGGATTACAGATGACGTTCAGCAGCAACTAACCCAGTTTGCTCCAGATTTCGAGAGTTTGGGGACACCGATAGAATTTGCGTACGCAACAGAAACCTTAATTACTGAACTCCAAGAGACTACCGATGCTATCTTTGACTATATTTTAAAATCCCATAGTATAGCATACTTTGTCCCTACTGATATAGGTGTTCTACGTCACCAGGAAATTGATGCTGCTCTGAAGGATTTACAGCATCGGGGTGAAACCCTTGAACCTGCTCTCAAAGCTAGTATAGAATTCCTTCGCGGTCAAGAGGCTTATGCTAACTCTCAGTTGGGTAGTGCAGTAACTCACTATGAGCAAAGTTTGGCATTTTGGCAACCAGCTCAAACAGACACTGAGAGATCACGAGATCACGAGATCACGAGATCACGAGATCACGAGAGTGGGAATAATGTTTCGTCATCTAATTTACATAACTTAGCAGATCTAGATAACTTAGCAGATCTAAATTACTTAGACGATCTCAATAATTTAGAAAACGGCAGTGATACTACGGTCAATGAGATGACCGTTTCTGATCAGCAATTCCTGGAGCGTCAGGGAATTGTCCTGTTTTACATTGGGTTGTGTTATTTCCAGCAGGGGGAAAAGTCTCGGGAACCAGAAAACTGTCTCTATTGGAACGATGCTAGAGGATTATTCCAGCAGTGTCTTGATAGGTTTGAGCAGTTGAATCGTCATGATTTAGTCACTAAGTTGATCAATCAACTAGGTGAGGTGATGCAACGTCTGGAGGATTGGGATGATTTGTATCACTTGGCTCACAATGCCCTAGGGTTACAGCAACGCCAAATCCTATTAGGGGCGCAAGGTCTGGCACCACTAAAAGCCCAAGCTTACGGATTTTTAGCAGAAGTGGCTCTTAACCAATCTCGTTGGCAAGAGGCTAAGCAAAATGCTCAGAAAGCATTAAACACTATAGGGACAGTTTCCTATGGTGTTGCCCAAGAGGGCACACAGGAAACAGAGGTAACACAGGAAACACAGGGCACAAAACCATCTCTTAACTCAGGAGTCAGCATTCAGGACAATGCACTCGGGACCATGCACTCACTTCAAACGAGTCTCTATCTACTACTGTTAGCTGAATCTGAACAACGGCTGGGTCACCCTGAAGCTGCACTCCAACATCTAGAACAGGCAAGGGTTATTGCACCTCAGAATAATCCTCGGTTTTACAATCGGATTTTTCAGGCTTTGCGATCGCTTTATTTCCAGCAGGGGCAGTATCTCACAGCGTTCCAACTTAAGCAATATCAACAATCCCTAGGGCAACAGTATGGTTGGGGAGGGTTTAGTGACTACTCCCACATCAAATCAAAGATTATGATGTGGGCTTCTCAGATTTACAAATGA
- a CDS encoding non-ribosomal peptide synthetase/type I polyketide synthase: MVTGTTVEPKIHLTEQRTYWQQRLSGDLPLLEIPIDNQRLSVSSGKEATEVTKLDREFYKELKTFSARFKVSPFTVLLTALKIMWLRYTGIEDLIIGSVATSVKESRGLKTSQEGEHQGGVRINPIALRTDLSTDLSSDISGKEVLKRVSQTVEEAALYGDYPFEELLKGINRNEELAEELAKASIFQVMLVWCDQPFPLSQTAISEAQLKEISAYTSQCDLVVVAKEKEGKLTLSWQYNTELFKSDSIRRMLGHWLSVLQAMIANPEQSIFTLPLLTEAERQQLLVEWNDTSAEYPQDKCIHQLFEEQVERTPDAVAVVFEEEQLTYRELNQRANQLAHYLQELGVGPEVLVGICVERTHQMLVGLLAILKAGGAYVPLDPAYPQERLAYMLEDAQAPVLLTDSSLVTHQESLVADKEQLTRVCLDTDWELISQQSQGNTDSGVKPENLAYTIYTSGSTGKPKGVQIPHQSVVNFLTSMAQRPGLRSQDTLVAVTTISFDIAGLELYLPLSVGAKIVLVSREVASSGQLLGKLIKDSDATVMQATPATWYLLLASGWEGIPGLKILCGGEALPSELADQLLDRKASLWNMYGPTEATIWSTVHEVGKQRQSQQAKDAPESIGQPIANTQIYILDAHLMPVPIGVVGELHIGGAGLARGYRNRPDLTKEKFISNPFDASKSERLYKTGDLARYLPDGKIEFLGRIDHQVKVRGFRIELGEIESVLNRHSGVHQSVVVAQENQGNGVSGGDKRLVAYIVANPNYQGSEEKDESEAQAIQEQWQELWNLAYSQEATEADPTFNISGWNDSYTGAPIPATHMREWVEGTVERILSCKPNRVLEIGCGTGMLLFRIAPHTSSYCGVDIAPQALRYIQQQMDKLEGSWSHVELRQGYADKAIKEIEVGEFDTLIINSVVQLFPGIDYLVDVIETAAKLLKPGGSIFIGDVRSLPLLEAFHASIQLQQAPSSLTKKQLLQRVRKAIVQEGQMAIDPGFFTALGAHLPQISDVQIQLRRGRYQNEMSKFRYDAIFHVGKDISPTPEPSWLNWEEAKDNDNDNPLRAIQEILVEQEPEVLGIKGVPNGRLSEEIQLLELLDNGERATVGQLRENLQQLKVDAIEPEDWWELSDKLPYTIAINWSDSQTKGCYDVLFQKGTSAPNFPMKSSGHLPWTAYANNPLQGQVASQLEPELRRYLHKNLPDYMVPAGFVTLEEMPLTPNGKVNRRALPAPDRSRPDLATALVKPQSETEQVIAKVWQEVLQLEVVGIKDNFFELGGNSLLLTQVYNKLTPTFGSQLSIVKLFQYSTIQSLAQNLSQVQKEELTLSDRKPKKRKTKTETEIAIIGMSGRFPGAKNIDEFWQNLRDGIESISFFGEQELELEDTTLLNQPNYVNAGAFLPGVEEFDASFFGYSAKEAEIMDPQQRIFLECAWEALETAGYNPQTYQGAVGVYAGSGMNTYLINNVHPSRSFSPQRTFLGSAFDLQVRLANGKDFLPTRVSYKLNLTGPSVNVQTACSTSLVAVHMACQSLQSGECDIALAGGVAVTVPQKTGYLYQEDMIFSDDGHCRAFDAEAKGTVFGNGVGIVILKLLSKAIEDGDNIQAVIKGSAVNNDGALKVGYTAPSVEGQLEVISSAMAEAEVDASTVTYVETHGTGTALGDPIEIGALSQAFAKSSDKKGFCAIGSIKTNIGHLIEAAGIAGLIKTVLALKHKQIPPTLHFKQANPNIDFENSPFYVNTKLSEWERNGTPRRAGVSSFGMGGTNAHVVLEEAPEEGNRDFGTGNRERPRHVLTLSAKTDQALRELAQRYVNYLDGDIDAELGDICFTANTGRKNFNHRLAVVAESKQQLQEQLAAFPPSMVRVVNTQQKPNAIAFMFTGQGSQYVGMGRQLYETQPTFREALDRCDEILRSYLDQSLLEVLYPDSDQSLGTDNWLLNQTAYTQPALFAIAYSLFQLWKSWGIEPDVVMGHSVGEYVAACVAGVFSLEDGLKLIAERGRLMQALPQDGEMVSLMASLEQAIAAIKPYEKDVAIAAINGPLSIVISGKRQAINAVITTLADGIKTKKLTVSHAFHSPLMEPILQEFEHVARQISFSSPQIKLVSNVTGKVATEEIATPGYWCRHILQPVQFAASMNTLEQQGVEVLVEIGPKPILLGMGRDCLPEHQGLWLPSLRPQHDDWQQLLTSLGQLYVQGVSVDWFGFDCDYGRCREQLPTYPFQRQRYWVEAPDWYRQGLLPHPNGNGNGNGNGNGNGNGKTSQQEALTKTSEKSLDNWLYQVEWRIKERQGSALLKPKNWLIFTDSQGVGQQLVALLQSQDQGCTVVFPGKEYEQIAEQTFRIDPANPQHYQQLWEKISNIDGVVHLWSLDSSLDLELASRISCGSTLYLIQTLLKQDGLPPRLWFATRGAQAVGANPAVPGVAQSPLWGMGKVIGLEYPEFNSVLVDLDPNPAVDEIQTLWAEIQSEDKEDQVAFRNQARYVARLVSRSPVVETNKPLVFHNDRSYLITGGLGDLGLLVAQWMVEQGAKNLVLVGRSSPKPAIEHKLRKLENLGARVVVAQADVSNPGQVSELLTKIEQSSLPLGGIVHAAGVVEFSGLSQQDWQRFAQVLVAKVQGTWNLHALTQNQPLDFFVCFSSIASLLGSHGLGSYGAANAFLDSIAAHRQALGLPALTVNWGPWGEIGMGAKLNTDHQGRIAAWGLANVAPKQGLFALEQLLQQDLAQVGVMSVDWDKWLRQFHSLPPFYEDVASNITVRETNLDFKTELEAVPANQRRDLLVERVRTQVAKTLGLNSPDQIELGQRLIDLGLDSLMAVQLRNHLQSSVGCSLRSTVLFDYPTIEAMVDYLSQEVFADLDSPSLATQNNSTGTDSFLSTLVPIQPEGSKPPLFLVSGILGNVFDFQQLARHLDSEQPLYGLRTLGLEEDFQPYTRMADIAAHHIKALQAVQPNGPYLLGGHSFGGKVAFEMAQQLLSQGQEVSLLAMMDIQVEVPAPEKDAAQWDNTKCITNLASIYESILGQNLKISPKILQSLDGDEQLSYLLEQLQKAGQMLSKTELKRILAVYKANTQASASYLPQKIDSTPINFFRASEVGALGDYLPNQAMTLEDPTWGWSKLSTQTVKLHVVPGNHFMMMMEPQVLVVAKRLQLEMDQIRKVKQS, encoded by the coding sequence ATGGTTACAGGGACAACGGTTGAGCCAAAAATCCATCTAACCGAACAAAGAACCTACTGGCAGCAAAGGCTATCAGGGGATTTACCATTGTTAGAAATCCCAATAGATAATCAGCGTTTATCGGTGTCATCGGGAAAGGAAGCAACAGAAGTCACCAAGCTGGATAGAGAGTTTTACAAAGAGCTAAAAACCTTTAGTGCTCGCTTCAAGGTCAGCCCGTTTACCGTGCTCTTGACCGCCTTGAAAATTATGTGGCTGCGTTATACGGGCATCGAAGATCTCATCATCGGGTCCGTGGCAACTAGCGTAAAGGAATCCAGGGGTTTGAAGACCTCCCAGGAAGGGGAACACCAGGGTGGAGTTAGGATTAATCCGATTGCCTTACGCACAGATCTAAGCACAGATCTAAGCAGTGATATCAGTGGGAAAGAAGTTTTAAAGCGGGTTAGCCAAACCGTTGAAGAAGCGGCCTTATATGGAGATTACCCATTTGAGGAACTCCTCAAGGGGATTAACAGAAATGAGGAATTAGCAGAAGAATTAGCAAAAGCCTCGATTTTTCAAGTGATGTTGGTGTGGTGCGATCAACCATTCCCTCTGTCACAGACAGCAATTAGCGAAGCACAACTCAAAGAAATATCAGCCTACACCAGCCAGTGCGATCTAGTGGTGGTAGCTAAAGAAAAAGAAGGAAAATTAACATTAAGCTGGCAATACAACACAGAGTTATTTAAATCCGACTCAATTAGGCGAATGTTGGGGCATTGGCTTTCGGTGCTACAAGCAATGATCGCCAATCCAGAGCAGTCGATTTTTACCTTGCCCCTGTTAACTGAAGCCGAACGGCAGCAACTGCTGGTGGAATGGAACGATACCTCAGCAGAGTATCCCCAAGATAAATGTATCCATCAGTTGTTTGAAGAGCAAGTTGAACGCACCCCAGATGCAGTAGCTGTAGTATTTGAAGAGGAACAACTAACTTACCGAGAACTGAACCAACGAGCCAATCAACTGGCTCACTATTTGCAAGAACTGGGTGTAGGGCCAGAAGTATTGGTGGGGATATGTGTTGAGCGTACGCACCAAATGCTGGTGGGACTATTGGCAATCCTCAAAGCAGGTGGGGCTTATGTGCCCTTAGATCCAGCTTATCCCCAAGAGCGCTTGGCCTATATGTTAGAAGATGCCCAAGCACCAGTATTATTGACTGATTCGTCCTTAGTTACCCATCAAGAGTCATTAGTTGCCGACAAAGAACAATTAACAAGAGTTTGCTTAGATACTGATTGGGAACTCATCTCTCAACAAAGCCAGGGAAACACCGATAGTGGCGTAAAGCCGGAAAACTTAGCCTATACGATCTACACCTCTGGTTCCACAGGCAAACCTAAGGGAGTGCAAATTCCTCATCAATCCGTAGTCAACTTTTTAACGTCCATGGCCCAACGGCCTGGATTAAGGTCACAGGATACTCTGGTAGCAGTTACCACCATATCCTTTGATATTGCCGGACTAGAACTTTACCTGCCCCTTAGTGTTGGAGCCAAGATCGTTTTGGTCAGCCGTGAAGTAGCGTCTTCCGGGCAGTTGTTGGGGAAACTGATCAAAGATTCTGACGCTACGGTGATGCAAGCCACTCCAGCCACCTGGTATTTGCTGTTAGCATCCGGTTGGGAAGGTATCCCAGGGTTAAAAATCCTTTGTGGTGGCGAAGCGTTACCCTCAGAACTCGCGGATCAGCTCTTAGATAGGAAAGCTTCCCTGTGGAATATGTACGGTCCTACAGAAGCAACTATCTGGTCAACTGTCCACGAAGTAGGCAAACAGAGGCAATCTCAACAAGCTAAAGATGCCCCAGAATCAATCGGCCAACCCATTGCCAATACGCAAATCTATATCCTCGATGCCCATCTGATGCCAGTTCCGATTGGAGTCGTTGGGGAACTACACATTGGTGGCGCTGGTCTGGCTAGAGGTTATCGTAATCGTCCAGATTTAACCAAAGAAAAATTTATTAGCAATCCCTTTGATGCATCAAAATCAGAACGCCTTTACAAAACTGGAGATTTAGCCCGTTACTTGCCTGATGGCAAGATCGAGTTTCTCGGTCGTATCGATCATCAAGTCAAAGTTCGCGGCTTCCGCATTGAACTTGGAGAAATCGAATCAGTCCTGAACCGACATTCTGGAGTACATCAAAGTGTCGTTGTTGCCCAGGAAAACCAAGGCAATGGTGTTTCAGGAGGGGATAAACGGCTGGTAGCTTATATTGTTGCCAATCCCAACTACCAAGGTAGTGAAGAGAAAGACGAAAGCGAAGCCCAAGCTATCCAAGAGCAATGGCAAGAGTTGTGGAACCTGGCTTATAGCCAAGAAGCAACCGAAGCCGATCCCACCTTCAACATCAGTGGTTGGAACGACAGCTATACTGGTGCGCCTATCCCAGCTACCCACATGCGCGAATGGGTAGAGGGGACAGTGGAGAGGATTCTCTCCTGTAAACCCAACCGTGTACTAGAAATTGGTTGCGGAACTGGGATGTTGTTATTTCGGATTGCGCCCCATACCTCCTCTTACTGCGGTGTAGATATTGCTCCCCAAGCCCTGCGCTATATCCAACAACAAATGGATAAATTGGAGGGCAGTTGGTCTCATGTCGAGCTGCGCCAGGGTTATGCTGACAAAGCTATTAAGGAAATTGAGGTCGGAGAATTTGACACCTTAATCATTAACTCAGTGGTGCAACTTTTCCCCGGTATTGATTACTTAGTAGACGTGATTGAAACCGCAGCGAAGTTGCTAAAACCTGGGGGAAGCATTTTCATTGGAGATGTACGTAGTTTGCCCTTGTTAGAAGCGTTCCACGCCTCTATACAATTGCAGCAAGCTCCCAGCTCCTTGACCAAAAAGCAATTGCTGCAGCGAGTGCGCAAAGCCATAGTCCAAGAGGGGCAAATGGCCATCGACCCGGGCTTTTTCACCGCCTTGGGGGCACATCTGCCCCAAATTAGTGACGTCCAAATACAGCTCAGGCGGGGGCGTTACCAGAATGAAATGAGCAAATTCCGCTATGATGCAATTTTTCATGTCGGTAAAGATATTTCTCCTACACCAGAGCCGAGCTGGTTAAACTGGGAAGAGGCGAAAGATAATGATAATGATAACCCATTGAGGGCGATCCAGGAAATACTGGTGGAACAAGAGCCAGAGGTGCTAGGTATCAAAGGAGTACCTAATGGCCGTTTGTCTGAAGAAATTCAGCTTCTGGAACTGCTGGACAATGGAGAAAGGGCTACGGTAGGTCAACTAAGGGAAAACCTCCAACAGTTAAAGGTTGATGCGATAGAACCAGAAGATTGGTGGGAATTAAGCGATAAACTGCCTTATACCATTGCCATTAACTGGTCTGACTCCCAAACTAAGGGTTGCTATGATGTTTTATTTCAAAAAGGCACATCTGCTCCCAACTTCCCCATGAAGTCATCTGGTCATCTGCCCTGGACAGCCTATGCTAATAATCCCTTACAAGGACAAGTAGCCAGCCAATTGGAACCAGAATTACGTCGTTATTTGCACAAAAATCTACCTGACTACATGGTTCCAGCTGGCTTTGTGACCCTAGAGGAAATGCCTCTGACCCCCAATGGCAAGGTAAATCGCCGGGCACTTCCTGCCCCAGACCGGTCTCGTCCCGATTTGGCAACAGCTCTAGTGAAGCCCCAGTCAGAAACAGAGCAAGTTATTGCTAAGGTATGGCAGGAAGTTCTGCAGTTAGAGGTAGTGGGGATTAAGGATAATTTCTTTGAACTAGGTGGTAATTCTTTACTCCTGACCCAGGTTTATAACAAATTAACACCAACGTTTGGCTCCCAACTATCCATTGTCAAGCTGTTTCAATACTCAACCATACAGAGTTTGGCTCAAAATTTAAGTCAGGTACAAAAAGAAGAACTAACTCTGAGTGACCGTAAACCAAAGAAAAGGAAAACCAAAACTGAAACTGAAATAGCCATCATTGGCATGTCTGGTCGTTTCCCAGGTGCTAAGAATATTGATGAATTTTGGCAAAATCTGCGAGATGGGATCGAATCCATTTCCTTTTTTGGTGAGCAGGAATTGGAATTAGAGGACACCACCTTATTGAATCAGCCTAACTACGTCAATGCAGGGGCTTTTTTACCTGGTGTTGAGGAGTTTGATGCTTCTTTCTTTGGCTACAGCGCCAAGGAAGCAGAAATTATGGATCCCCAACAGCGGATTTTCTTAGAATGTGCTTGGGAAGCTCTAGAAACGGCTGGCTACAATCCTCAAACCTATCAAGGAGCGGTAGGGGTTTATGCTGGTTCGGGCATGAATACTTACTTAATCAACAATGTTCATCCTAGCCGCAGTTTTTCCCCCCAACGCACCTTTTTAGGTTCAGCCTTCGATCTTCAGGTAAGGTTAGCAAATGGTAAGGATTTTCTGCCCACAAGGGTTTCTTACAAGTTGAATTTAACTGGGCCGAGCGTTAATGTACAAACGGCTTGTTCTACTTCCCTAGTGGCAGTACATATGGCTTGCCAAAGTCTGCAAAGCGGCGAATGTGACATAGCTCTGGCAGGAGGTGTTGCGGTTACAGTTCCCCAAAAGACGGGCTATCTCTATCAAGAGGATATGATTTTTTCTGACGATGGTCACTGCCGAGCTTTTGATGCTGAAGCGAAGGGAACTGTATTTGGTAATGGAGTTGGTATTGTTATCCTCAAATTACTCAGCAAAGCGATTGAAGATGGGGATAATATCCAAGCAGTGATTAAAGGTTCTGCTGTTAATAATGATGGAGCCTTGAAGGTGGGCTATACAGCTCCCAGCGTGGAAGGTCAACTAGAGGTAATTTCATCCGCTATGGCAGAAGCTGAGGTGGATGCTAGTACGGTTACTTATGTAGAAACCCACGGAACAGGAACAGCTCTCGGAGACCCGATTGAAATAGGAGCCCTAAGCCAAGCATTTGCCAAGAGTAGTGATAAAAAAGGCTTTTGTGCCATTGGCTCAATAAAAACTAACATTGGACATTTGATTGAAGCAGCAGGAATTGCCGGACTGATTAAAACAGTATTAGCCTTAAAACACAAGCAAATACCGCCAACGCTCCACTTTAAACAAGCTAATCCCAACATTGATTTTGAAAATAGCCCTTTCTACGTTAATACGAAACTTTCTGAATGGGAAAGAAATGGAACTCCCCGCCGGGCTGGAGTGAGTTCTTTTGGTATGGGAGGAACCAATGCCCATGTGGTTTTGGAAGAAGCACCGGAAGAAGGGAACAGGGACTTCGGAACAGGGAACAGGGAACGTCCAAGGCATGTTTTGACACTATCGGCGAAAACAGATCAGGCTTTACGAGAGTTGGCACAACGTTATGTCAATTATCTTGATGGTGATATTGATGCCGAATTGGGTGATATTTGTTTTACGGCTAATACCGGACGCAAAAACTTTAACCATCGTTTAGCGGTTGTGGCTGAATCTAAACAGCAACTACAGGAACAATTGGCAGCTTTTCCGCCATCGATGGTTCGTGTAGTAAATACTCAGCAAAAACCAAACGCGATCGCTTTTATGTTTACTGGGCAGGGTTCCCAGTATGTGGGTATGGGTCGTCAACTTTACGAAACCCAACCTACTTTCCGGGAAGCCCTAGATCGCTGCGACGAAATCCTGCGCTCTTATCTAGACCAATCTTTACTAGAAGTACTTTATCCCGACTCTGACCAATCACTAGGCACTGATAACTGGTTACTGAATCAGACGGCTTATACCCAACCGGCTTTATTTGCGATCGCATATTCCCTGTTCCAGTTGTGGAAATCTTGGGGCATAGAACCCGATGTAGTCATGGGTCATAGCGTAGGGGAATATGTCGCTGCTTGTGTGGCTGGAGTGTTTAGTCTAGAAGATGGTCTGAAACTGATTGCCGAACGGGGAAGGCTGATGCAGGCTTTACCTCAAGATGGGGAGATGGTCTCTTTAATGGCTTCATTAGAACAAGCGATCGCAGCCATTAAACCCTATGAAAAAGATGTTGCTATTGCTGCGATTAATGGGCCATTAAGTATCGTAATTTCTGGAAAGCGCCAAGCAATTAATGCCGTTATTACCACTCTAGCTGATGGCATCAAGACCAAAAAATTAACGGTATCCCATGCTTTCCACTCACCCTTGATGGAGCCAATACTGCAAGAGTTTGAGCATGTGGCTCGACAAATCAGCTTTTCTTCACCACAAATTAAGCTTGTAAGTAATGTTACCGGTAAAGTAGCAACAGAAGAGATAGCAACCCCAGGTTATTGGTGTCGTCATATTCTCCAGCCAGTCCAATTTGCTGCTAGTATGAATACTTTGGAACAGCAGGGTGTGGAAGTCTTGGTAGAGATTGGTCCGAAACCAATCCTGTTGGGCATGGGTCGCGACTGTTTACCGGAACATCAGGGATTGTGGCTTCCCAGTTTGCGTCCTCAACACGATGATTGGCAACAACTCCTGACCAGTTTGGGTCAACTCTATGTCCAGGGAGTATCAGTAGATTGGTTTGGTTTTGATTGTGACTATGGGCGCTGTCGGGAACAACTTCCTACTTATCCCTTCCAGCGACAGCGCTATTGGGTAGAGGCTCCTGATTGGTATCGGCAGGGACTGCTTCCTCACCCAAATGGTAACGGTAACGGTAACGGTAATGGTAACGGTAACGGTAACGGTAAAACGAGCCAGCAGGAAGCACTGACCAAAACCTCCGAGAAGTCTCTGGACAATTGGCTTTATCAGGTAGAGTGGCGTATCAAAGAGCGTCAGGGTTCTGCACTACTCAAGCCGAAAAACTGGCTGATATTTACTGATAGTCAAGGAGTTGGCCAGCAGTTAGTTGCCCTACTCCAGTCCCAAGACCAGGGATGTACAGTTGTCTTCCCTGGTAAGGAGTACGAACAGATAGCTGAGCAAACCTTCAGGATAGACCCTGCTAATCCTCAACACTATCAGCAGCTCTGGGAGAAAATCTCGAACATTGATGGGGTGGTACATCTATGGAGCTTAGATTCCTCCCTTGACCTAGAGTTAGCCTCAAGGATTAGCTGTGGCAGTACTTTATATCTAATCCAAACTCTCCTGAAGCAAGATGGGTTACCTCCTCGCTTATGGTTTGCTACCCGAGGAGCCCAAGCAGTGGGAGCAAATCCTGCTGTGCCTGGAGTAGCTCAATCTCCCTTATGGGGCATGGGAAAAGTTATTGGTTTAGAATACCCAGAATTCAATTCCGTCCTGGTGGATTTAGACCCCAACCCAGCAGTGGATGAGATACAAACCCTATGGGCAGAAATTCAGTCAGAGGATAAAGAAGACCAAGTAGCATTTCGCAACCAAGCTCGTTATGTGGCTAGGCTAGTATCTCGATCCCCTGTTGTTGAAACAAACAAGCCTCTGGTGTTCCACAATGATCGCAGCTATCTAATTACTGGTGGCTTAGGAGATTTAGGTTTACTGGTAGCCCAGTGGATGGTAGAACAAGGGGCAAAAAACCTGGTGCTAGTAGGACGAAGTAGCCCTAAACCAGCGATCGAGCATAAGTTAAGAAAGCTAGAAAACTTAGGCGCTAGGGTGGTAGTAGCCCAAGCAGATGTGTCTAATCCAGGGCAAGTTAGCGAGTTACTAACTAAGATAGAGCAATCCTCGCTTCCTCTAGGGGGTATAGTTCACGCAGCTGGAGTTGTTGAGTTCAGCGGACTGTCGCAGCAAGATTGGCAGCGCTTTGCCCAAGTTCTGGTTGCTAAAGTACAGGGAACGTGGAATCTACATGCTCTTACCCAAAACCAGCCTTTGGATTTCTTTGTCTGTTTCTCCTCCATTGCCTCCTTATTAGGTTCTCACGGTCTAGGGAGCTATGGGGCAGCTAATGCCTTTCTCGATTCAATAGCAGCTCATCGTCAAGCCTTGGGATTACCTGCTTTAACCGTTAATTGGGGACCTTGGGGTGAGATAGGAATGGGGGCAAAACTGAATACTGACCATCAGGGGCGAATAGCTGCTTGGGGGCTGGCAAACGTAGCTCCAAAGCAGGGATTGTTTGCACTGGAACAACTGCTTCAACAAGATCTAGCACAAGTAGGTGTAATGTCAGTGGATTGGGACAAGTGGCTACGGCAATTCCACAGTCTGCCACCTTTCTATGAAGATGTTGCGTCAAATATTACTGTTAGGGAAACAAATCTTGATTTTAAGACAGAATTAGAGGCAGTTCCGGCTAACCAACGTCGGGATTTATTAGTAGAGCGCGTTCGTACCCAAGTTGCTAAAACCTTAGGATTAAATTCTCCAGATCAAATAGAACTGGGGCAAAGGTTAATTGATTTGGGTCTGGATTCTCTAATGGCAGTTCAGTTGAGGAATCATCTCCAATCTAGCGTGGGCTGCTCTCTACGTTCAACTGTACTATTTGACTATCCAACCATAGAGGCAATGGTTGATTATTTATCCCAAGAAGTTTTTGCTGATCTCGATTCGCCAAGCCTAGCAACCCAAAATAATTCCACCGGAACCGACTCCTTCCTTTCTACCTTAGTGCCCATTCAGCCCGAGGGGTCAAAGCCTCCTTTATTCTTGGTTTCCGGAATTCTTGGCAATGTCTTTGACTTCCAGCAGTTGGCACGTCATCTAGATTCGGAACAACCGTTATATGGTTTGCGTACCCTTGGTCTTGAGGAGGACTTCCAACCTTATACTCGTATGGCAGATATTGCTGCCCACCATATTAAAGCCCTACAAGCAGTTCAACCCAACGGACCCTATTTATTAGGGGGTCATTCTTTTGGAGGCAAAGTGGCTTTCGAGATGGCTCAACAGCTATTGAGTCAGGGGCAGGAAGTATCTTTGCTGGCCATGATGGATATTCAGGTAGAGGTTCCGGCTCCAGAAAAAGATGCAGCTCAATGGGATAATACCAAGTGCATAACCAACCTAGCCAGTATTTATGAAAGCATTTTGGGTCAAAACCTCAAGATTTCGCCAAAAATACTCCAGTCTCTAGATGGAGATGAACAACTGAGTTATCTCCTGGAACAATTGCAAAAGGCTGGACAGATGTTGAGCAAAACTGAGTTGAAGCGAATTCTGGCAGTTTATAAGGCTAATACTCAAGCCAGTGCGAGCTATCTACCCCAGAAGATTGATTCAACTCCGATTAACTTCTTCCGAGCCAGTGAGGTTGGTGCTTTAGGGGATTATTTACCTAATCAGGCAATGACTCTAGAAGATCCAACTTGGGGCTGGAGTAAGCTTTCTACCCAAACCGTTAAATTGCATGTTGTTCCAGGTAACCATTTCATGATGATGATGGAACCCCAAGTTCTAGTTGTAGCTAAGCGACTGCAACTTGAGATGGATCAGATTAGAAAAGTTAAGCAATCATAG